In the genome of Arachis hypogaea cultivar Tifrunner chromosome 9, arahy.Tifrunner.gnm2.J5K5, whole genome shotgun sequence, the window GAAAATTCCATTTCTTTTTAGCGACTTTTTTATAACACTGACTTGACAATAGccgaaaataaatataataaaaaagagtaGAAAATCTTGGATAAGTATTCAGCATACCATCCCAACCAAAAGGAGCAGGATCTTTCTCCCATTTCTTGTATTTCCCTTCTGCACTCTCTTGGGTGTCAAGCATATATGCCTTTGTCATATCCAATCCATTTGCATCAAGGAGTTTTCCAATCTTTTTCTTCCTATCCTCAAGCCACTTCTGTTTCGAAACACCCCTAGATTCGGTTGGAGCTTCCATCCTCTTTTTTTCAGCAGCTATTTCGATCTGATTTCGCTTTTTAGCTTCTTGCTGCAAGGGAAATAAAACAAGCCGGAGACTTCTTGAAAGGTTTGAAAAGAAACTAGgtcttaaaacaaaaaaatttctgATCACATTACCATCTTGGCTCTCAACTCCATCCACTTTTTCTGTCTCCCAGAGAGATTTGCAAAGCCCCCATCCGTTGTTTCCTCTGGAGCAGGCATGTCAGGTTCACTATCAGAATTTTCAAGAGCGGGCCTTTCATAATGTGTTTCCTCATCCGGATATAACTCTTCCTGGACAGCTTGCTTACCACGACTTCCACCGCTAGCTTGTGCAACTTCTGATAGACAAAGGAAACAAACGGTGAACACAGACAGACAAACTACACCAATCTATTCATttgaaaaagtagaaaaaaagTTTAATATTCTTTGCTCTTTGACTTATAAGTTTAAAATTGAAATGAAACATTGTTCAGCATGATAGTCCTATCTACTTAAGCTTCCTTCCTTTTACTGGTGGCATATGATCAAACACAATTTTTCCGGGAGAGATTAACAGTGACCTTAATGATTAACAGTGGTTATTATTCAAGAACACAAACAAAGCTAGCACTAaacaataacaagaaagtaagatTCAATTGCTTGAGAAAGTTAAAGAGCATGATTCATTGAAGCAAATCGTCAAATGAAATAAACAGAATAGACACTGATTGAAGAGAAACAAACCAGCTTCCTTTTGTTGCATCCTGATTTTTGCTTCGGCTATGATTCTAAAGCAGTAATCACTACATTCATGATAAGGATTGCTAGCATTCCGACAATCGGGATGAACTGCTCGTTCCTCAGACATCTTCTGCAGAATATTCTTAATCCCTAAAAACCTGTTCCTGCATcaattaaaacaaacaaacaaatatcTTATTGAAGTTTTCGGCAtgtaaaaaagaaattatcaTTCCACAAGAAATAgcaccaaaccctaaaccctaaacaaatcGCGCCTTCAGAACTTAGATGGAATTGAGAACAGAATTATTGCAGCTGACGTAAATCGAAAATCAAGAGGATTAAAGAAATTGCTGAAAAAGTTGGGGAAATCGATTTTCCTGCGCAATAAAAGATTTAGAGAAGCTAAGCGAATCGATGGAAAAAACGTAACtggagaagaggaagaggtgAAAGAGACGAACCTGGTGGCAGTAGCGATCTGACAGTAGGGCTTCGCAACAAGCACGAAGCGAATTGGAATCAAATTTGGATTTCAGTATTTAGTATTCACCAAATTGAAGCTCCAATCTCACAGCTAACGCCAAACGGTATCTAATTTGATgatttccccccttttttttctttcttactttttagGGTTTGTGGTAATGAAGTATGAAAATATGATTATGCTACGGTAatgtaatattttataaattattgataaaattgaaaaaaaaaagtgacttttatatatatatatatatatatatatatatatatatatatatataaaactatgCTAAGATGACTTTTATGATATTTAATaacttaattttaataatatttacatAATTACTATAATCGCTGCAGTATAATTATATTAGAATCTATTATAtgtataattttgtttttaatttatttaaattgatcTAGTGATTAATTCGATAATCCTTAGTTTATTTGGgcgttattattttaataaaaaagattttttttaatgtatttgataaatttttaatagtaaaagtaaaagtactagataaataaaaaaatatttttttgaaaaattataatttacatctttttttaaaatttttttttaaaatctcttttatgtaataaataaataaaaaatatttttatattgtta includes:
- the LOC112712195 gene encoding uncharacterized protein translates to MSEERAVHPDCRNASNPYHECSDYCFRIIAEAKIRMQQKEAEVAQASGGSRGKQAVQEELYPDEETHYERPALENSDSEPDMPAPEETTDGGFANLSGRQKKWMELRAKMQEAKKRNQIEIAAEKKRMEAPTESRGVSKQKWLEDRKKKIGKLLDANGLDMTKAYMLDTQESAEGKYKKWEKDPAPFGWDVFNQKTLYNAYKKRTKKIDVDLEEYNRMKEADPEFYREASSLQYGKAPKISEDKIDKMVQELKDREEKRKSFSRRRRFHEEKDIDSINDRNEHFNKKIERAFGKYTLEIKNNLERGTALPD